The Podospora pseudocomata strain CBS 415.72m chromosome 3, whole genome shotgun sequence genome window below encodes:
- a CDS encoding hypothetical protein (COG:S; EggNog:ENOG503PE42), translated as MQSTSINLEQLLKKFPNSNFPSPYISLGPSSRLSPATTIAENDNISSATRLKSPPVSHKRRTGRRSLGATTGRPRASSPATVASKDDCLQCPLCSEVGAYTACRRKNDLKRHMRNYHNTNAQWTCPKPDCGKTYDCLPGMKAHLKDPSHGNLHRSSECIMTTLCPRVVFACGFTNCKHVFETPDAADPAETATDYFHHVANHVEANHPNQTWSHSTCFRNLMRQAGIYDGWKNRHPKGKDLKWQPHTSIVLRKMLETRHVPDSELLVLWAVRLGSKPYSESTSPAPRGLPEALCLPVSELCRCSANSVPPSPSHPNPSPGSPQVPESLADRSAEFDLAAYSGTSAFSQNVNDQGYTQDSTLIGVGRAFDNSPQLEGGYPLGVPALTVNQQPAPEWSGYYYNRNNQDMSDTMIDPALLSVRGQSSWMDYGMEGVDAAREVDDLSSW; from the coding sequence ACTACCATTGCCGAAAATGACAACATATCCTCCGCTACAAGACTTAAATCACCTCCTGTCTCACATAAACGGCGCACTGGACGACGTTCTCTCGGTGCCACCACAGGTCGCCCGCGTGCCTCGTCACCAGCAACCGTGGCTAGCAAAGATGACTGTCTCCAGTGCCCCCTCTGCTCTGAAGTTGGGGCATACACGGCCTGTCGCCGGAAGAATGATCTTAAACGCCATATGCGAAATTATCATAACACCAATGCACAGTGGACCTGCCCGAAGCCTGACTGCGGCAAGACATATGACTGTCTTCCGGGGATGAAAGCGCACCTAAAGGATCCCAGTCACGGCAACCTCCACCGGTCTTCGGAATGCATCATGACCACACTCTGCCCCCGAGTTGTCTTCGCCTGTGGCTTTACCAACTGCAAGCATGTCTTCGAAACACCTGACGCCGCCGACCCTGCCGAGACAGCTACTGATTACTTTCATCACGTCGCCAACCACGTCGAGGCCAATCACCCCAACCAGACCTGGTCCCACTCAACCTGCTTCCGGAATCTCATGCGGCAAGCGGGTATCTATGATGGCTGGAAGAATCGACACCCCAAGGGCAAAGACTTGAAGTGGCAGCCGCACACATCAATcgtgttgaggaagatgcTGGAGACCAGGCATGTGCCCGATAGTGAGCTGTTGGTGCTCTGGGCTGTCAGGTTGGGTTCTAAGCCGTACTCTGAATCCACTTCGCCGGCACCGAGGGGTCTCCCTGAGGCTCTCTGTCTTCCTGTGTCCGAGCTGTGTCGATGCAGTGCCAACTCGGTACCTCCGTCGCCATCCCACCCCAATCCTTCTCCCGGTTCGCCTCAGGTTCCTGAGAGCTTGGCCGACAGGTCTGCAGAGTTTGATTTAGCTGCTTATTCTGGTACTTCTGCTTTCAGCCAGAATGTAAACGATCAAGGCTATACCCAGGATTCTACACTTATTGGTGTCGGCAGGGCGTTTGATAACTCCCCTCAACTGGAAGGTGGATACCCATTGGGGGTTCCAGCTCTCACGGTAAACCAGCAGCCAGCTCCCGAATGGTCCGGTTATTACTACAACAGAAACAACCAGGACATGTCAGACACCATGATTGATCCCGCGCTTCTCAGCGTGAGAGGCCAGTCATCGTGGATGGACTATGGGATGGAGGGCGTCGATGCTGCCCGTGAGGTGGACGACCTGTCGAGCTGGTAG